A window from Candidatus Epulonipiscium sp. encodes these proteins:
- a CDS encoding sugar ABC transporter permease, giving the protein MAEAAVVEKKIRKKTKKEPIRDKITLKNIKAQKQLIFMSFPFLLYIILFNYVPAIGWVMAFQDFKPAKGLFDQTWVGFKHFNFLFSDSSFLRVLRNTLAMSFINLILGFVSAIILALLLNEIKSMFFKRTVQTISYLPHFLSWVIAAGIVANVLSTEDGIINVLLMNFGLIESPILWLGKGEYFWGIVGAAGVWKSVGWNTIIYLAAMSAINPALYEAADIDGANRYHKMWYITLPSIKSTFVILLIMSIGNILNAGFEVQYLLGNGMVMDYSETIDIFVLKYGISQFNFSLATAAGMFKTVVSVILIYSANLVAKKLGEEQLI; this is encoded by the coding sequence ATGGCTGAAGCAGCGGTGGTAGAAAAAAAGATAAGAAAAAAGACAAAGAAAGAGCCCATTAGGGATAAAATAACATTGAAAAATATAAAGGCTCAAAAGCAGCTAATATTTATGTCCTTTCCATTCCTACTTTATATTATTTTGTTTAATTATGTTCCTGCTATAGGATGGGTAATGGCATTTCAAGACTTTAAACCAGCAAAAGGATTATTTGATCAGACTTGGGTAGGATTTAAACATTTTAATTTTCTGTTTTCTGATTCATCTTTCCTTAGGGTTCTTAGAAATACTTTGGCTATGAGTTTTATAAACCTAATTTTAGGATTTGTTTCCGCAATTATTCTTGCTTTATTATTAAATGAAATTAAAAGTATGTTTTTCAAAAGAACTGTTCAAACGATTTCATACTTACCTCACTTCTTATCCTGGGTAATTGCTGCAGGGATTGTGGCAAATGTATTATCTACAGAAGATGGTATTATAAATGTGCTATTAATGAATTTTGGACTTATTGAAAGTCCTATATTATGGCTTGGTAAAGGTGAATATTTCTGGGGTATTGTAGGGGCCGCCGGAGTATGGAAATCTGTAGGATGGAATACAATCATATATCTTGCAGCCATGTCTGCTATAAATCCAGCCTTATATGAGGCGGCAGATATAGATGGTGCTAATCGCTATCATAAAATGTGGTATATTACATTACCAAGTATAAAATCAACCTTTGTAATACTTCTTATTATGAGTATAGGTAATATCTTAAATGCAGGTTTTGAGGTTCAGTATCTTCTTGGAAATGGAATGGTTATGGATTACTCGGAAACCATAGATATATTTGTACTGAAATATGGAATTAGTCAGTTTAACTTCTCTCTTGCTACGGCAGCCGGTATGTTTAAGACAGTTGTAAGTGTTATACTTATTTACTCAGCTAATCTAGTTGCTAAAAAACTTGGGGAAGAACAGCTTATCTAA
- a CDS encoding carbohydrate ABC transporter permease, translating to MKAIKWDRVEEYAFKTFNTIFMVCLVIVTLYPFLNTIAVSFNEGLDTIRGGIFLMPRKFTWQNYRAVFSTGTVYHAFYISLVKTALNTILGVFLCTMLAYPLSRKEYIFRKPITTVLVLTMYFSAGLIPGYMLIKYLHLVNNFWVYVIPSLISAFNVIVIRTYIGTIPESLVESARIDGAGEFRIFLQIIFPLCKPVLATVALFIAVGAWNSWFDTFLYAPSKQELSTIQYELMKLLASTTANNADPGLRAGVSAGGEAVAKAMVTPTSIRAAITVVAAAPILMVYPFLQKYFVVGLNVGGVKE from the coding sequence ATGAAAGCAATAAAATGGGATAGGGTAGAAGAGTATGCCTTTAAAACTTTTAATACTATTTTCATGGTTTGTCTTGTTATAGTTACTTTATATCCCTTTTTAAATACAATAGCAGTATCCTTTAATGAAGGGCTTGACACCATTAGGGGTGGAATATTTTTGATGCCTAGAAAATTTACTTGGCAAAATTACCGGGCGGTATTTTCAACAGGGACGGTATACCATGCCTTTTATATATCCCTAGTTAAGACAGCACTGAATACAATTTTAGGGGTTTTCCTTTGCACTATGCTTGCATATCCTTTAAGTAGAAAAGAATATATATTTAGAAAACCGATTACAACTGTGCTGGTCCTTACTATGTATTTTAGTGCAGGATTAATACCAGGATATATGTTAATAAAATATTTACATCTAGTAAATAACTTTTGGGTTTATGTTATCCCTAGTTTAATCAGTGCCTTTAATGTTATTGTTATAAGGACTTATATAGGAACAATCCCAGAAAGCTTGGTAGAATCTGCAAGAATAGACGGAGCAGGAGAATTTAGGATATTTCTCCAAATAATATTTCCTTTATGCAAACCCGTTCTTGCAACTGTAGCATTGTTTATTGCAGTAGGTGCATGGAACTCTTGGTTTGATACATTTTTATATGCACCGTCAAAGCAAGAATTAAGTACTATACAATATGAGCTTATGAAACTTTTGGCTTCCACAACAGCAAATAATGCAGATCCAGGATTAAGAGCAGGGGTATCTGCTGGAGGAGAGGCAGTGGCTAAGGCAATGGTCACTCCAACTTCCATAAGGGCAGCCATTACCGTTGTTGCAGCTGCGCCTATTTTGATGGTATATCCATTTTTACAGAAATACTTTGTAGTGGGGCTTAACGTAGGTGGAGTAAAAGAATAA
- a CDS encoding endo-1,4-beta-xylanase, giving the protein MSSQNQSLFMAYKDYFPIGAAVNTKTIKTHGDILIKHFNSITAENEMKFESLHPKAGEYNFTDSDLIYDFAQRNNMKLRGHTLVWHNQTPAWVFEDNEGKEISKEALLKTLDEHIYVLANRYGDGIYCWDVANEVIEDKEEEYLRDSKWLRIIGEDYIMRAFEMTHKKLPNTLLFYNDYNESTPKKREKIVRLVSSLKESGTPIHGVGLQGHWNIFEPSFDEIKRSFEIYASLGLKVQITEMDISMFGFEDKRMDLTKPTAGMIEKQAMIYEKAFRMFREYKEVINGVTLWGIADDENWLDNFPVRGRKNWPLLFDENHEPKEAFYRILQF; this is encoded by the coding sequence ATGAGTAGTCAAAATCAATCACTTTTTATGGCATATAAAGACTATTTTCCTATCGGGGCAGCAGTGAATACCAAAACTATAAAAACCCATGGGGATATTTTAATTAAGCATTTCAATAGTATAACTGCTGAAAATGAGATGAAATTTGAATCTCTTCACCCTAAAGCTGGGGAATATAATTTTACAGATTCAGATTTGATATATGATTTTGCCCAAAGAAATAATATGAAATTAAGAGGACATACCCTTGTTTGGCATAATCAAACCCCTGCTTGGGTATTTGAAGATAATGAGGGAAAAGAGATATCTAAGGAGGCACTGCTTAAAACCTTAGACGAACATATTTATGTTTTAGCAAATAGATATGGTGATGGCATCTATTGCTGGGACGTGGCTAACGAAGTAATAGAAGACAAGGAAGAAGAATACCTAAGGGATAGTAAATGGCTTCGTATCATAGGAGAAGACTATATTATGAGGGCTTTTGAAATGACACATAAAAAACTACCTAATACCCTTTTGTTTTATAATGACTATAATGAGAGCACTCCCAAAAAACGCGAAAAAATTGTAAGGCTGGTATCATCATTAAAAGAAAGCGGTACTCCAATTCATGGGGTGGGCCTACAAGGCCACTGGAATATTTTTGAACCATCTTTTGATGAAATAAAAAGGAGCTTTGAAATATATGCATCCTTGGGGTTAAAGGTCCAAATAACCGAGATGGATATTTCAATGTTTGGCTTTGAAGATAAAAGGATGGATTTAACCAAACCAACAGCTGGGATGATAGAAAAACAAGCAATGATTTACGAAAAGGCATTTAGGATGTTTAGGGAGTATAAAGAAGTGATAAATGGTGTTACCCTATGGGGGATAGCCGATGACGAAAACTGGCTGGACAATTTTCCGGTAAGGGGCAGGAAAAACTGGCCTCTCCTATTTGATGAAAATCATGAACCTAAGGAAGCGTTTTATAGGATTCTCCAATTTTAG
- a CDS encoding alpha-glucuronidase, with protein sequence MKNITYNCWLRYNKITNQRLVNTYEKYAKYLWIEGSSEILTSAVDELKRGILGLLEVKMDIEKEPPLEGLILGNFDTIERIFKVQFSKEEKESLGEEGFLIRKILKDEKDLIIISSNNDKGILHGVFHFLRHLSLERDINNIDIKETPQNPLRFLNEWDNMDGSIERGYAGESIFFKNNEIGHDLKRVKDYARLLASIGINSIVINNVNVRGEAPKLITSKFLPKVSKIANIFGAYAIKTYLSINFASPMYLGGLKTADPLDKEVESWWKEKTKEIYDYIPDFGGFLVKADSEFNPGPYVYNRNHADGANMLGRALAPFGGIVIWRAFVYNCLQDWRDKKTDRARAAYDNFMPLDGDFDENVIIQIKNGPMDFQVKEPVSPLLGGMTKTNQLLELQITQEYTGQQKHLCYLVPMWKEVMDFDTYAKGKGSTITKVANGSLFGRRYAGVAAVSNTGNDTNWTGHTLAQANFYGYGRLIWNPDLTAEEIAREWVILTFGNHPKVVNGICEMLLSSLQIYRNYNAPLGIGWMVNPNHHYGPNVDGYEYDKWGTYHRADYQGIGVDRTNKGTGYTSQYYKENRDIYESIDTCPEELLLFFHHVPYTYLLKSGETIIQYIYNTHFEGAEQAAKLLDKWISLEEYMDKEIFERVLERLKIQKEHSKEWRDVINTYFYRKTGIEDKLKRKIY encoded by the coding sequence ATGAAAAACATAACTTATAACTGCTGGCTAAGATACAATAAGATTACTAATCAAAGACTTGTAAATACTTATGAAAAATATGCAAAGTATCTTTGGATAGAGGGTTCTTCAGAAATCCTTACTTCTGCGGTGGACGAACTTAAAAGGGGCATATTAGGGCTATTAGAAGTCAAAATGGACATTGAAAAAGAACCCCCATTGGAAGGCTTAATTTTAGGAAATTTTGATACCATTGAAAGAATTTTCAAAGTGCAGTTTAGCAAAGAAGAAAAGGAAAGCCTAGGGGAAGAGGGTTTTTTAATTAGAAAAATATTGAAAGATGAAAAGGATTTAATCATAATTTCATCCAACAATGACAAGGGGATATTACATGGGGTTTTTCATTTTCTAAGACATTTAAGTTTAGAAAGAGATATAAACAACATAGATATTAAAGAAACTCCCCAAAACCCTTTAAGATTTCTAAATGAATGGGATAACATGGACGGCAGTATCGAAAGAGGTTATGCTGGGGAATCTATTTTCTTTAAAAACAATGAAATAGGCCATGACCTTAAAAGGGTTAAAGATTATGCAAGACTCTTAGCTTCCATTGGAATTAATAGTATAGTTATTAATAATGTAAATGTAAGGGGAGAGGCTCCAAAACTTATAACTTCTAAATTTCTTCCTAAGGTTAGTAAGATTGCTAATATTTTTGGAGCATATGCAATCAAGACATATCTGAGCATTAATTTTGCAAGTCCTATGTATCTAGGAGGATTAAAAACCGCTGACCCCCTAGATAAAGAAGTAGAATCTTGGTGGAAGGAAAAAACAAAGGAAATATATGATTATATCCCTGATTTTGGAGGGTTTTTAGTTAAAGCAGATTCGGAGTTTAACCCAGGACCTTATGTATACAATAGAAACCATGCAGATGGGGCAAATATGTTAGGAAGAGCCTTGGCACCCTTTGGAGGAATTGTTATATGGAGGGCATTTGTGTATAACTGCCTACAGGATTGGAGAGATAAAAAGACTGATAGGGCAAGGGCAGCTTATGATAATTTTATGCCTTTGGATGGTGACTTTGATGAAAATGTAATCATTCAAATCAAAAACGGTCCCATGGATTTTCAGGTTAAGGAACCGGTATCCCCACTTCTAGGAGGAATGACTAAGACCAATCAACTTCTAGAACTACAGATAACCCAAGAATATACTGGGCAACAAAAACATTTATGTTACTTGGTTCCCATGTGGAAAGAGGTTATGGATTTTGATACCTATGCAAAAGGGAAGGGTTCAACCATAACAAAAGTAGCAAATGGTTCACTTTTTGGGCGAAGATATGCAGGGGTTGCTGCGGTATCTAACACTGGAAATGACACTAATTGGACAGGGCATACCTTAGCCCAGGCAAATTTTTACGGATACGGAAGACTCATATGGAATCCTGACCTAACGGCAGAAGAAATTGCAAGGGAATGGGTAATACTTACCTTTGGCAATCATCCTAAGGTGGTTAATGGGATTTGTGAAATGCTACTTTCATCCCTTCAAATTTATAGAAACTATAATGCCCCTTTAGGTATCGGGTGGATGGTAAATCCAAATCATCACTATGGGCCTAATGTAGATGGATATGAATACGATAAATGGGGAACTTATCATAGGGCTGATTATCAAGGAATAGGTGTAGATAGAACAAATAAAGGAACAGGGTATACTTCCCAATATTATAAGGAAAATAGGGATATATACGAATCTATAGATACCTGCCCTGAGGAGCTTTTATTATTCTTTCATCATGTACCCTATACCTACCTTCTAAAATCGGGGGAAACCATAATACAGTATATATATAATACCCATTTTGAAGGGGCAGAACAGGCAGCCAAGTTGCTGGATAAATGGATAAGTCTAGAAGAATATATGGATAAAGAGATTTTTGAGAGGGTGTTAGAGCGTCTAAAAATCCAAAAAGAGCATTCAAAAGAATGGAGAGATGTTATTAATACTTATTTTTATAGGAAAACAGGAATTGAAGATAAACTAAAAAGAAAAATATACTAA
- a CDS encoding glycoside hydrolase family 43 protein — translation MSKRKYKNPIIPGFYPDPSICRVGEDYYLVTSTFSYFPGVPIFHSKDLVNWGQIGNVLDRNSQVNLDGGGHSAGIFAPTIRYHEGTFYMITTNVSGGGNFIVTAKDPKGPWSEPYFLEGAEGIDPSLFFDDDGRAYYVGTREKKEGAKYYGDNEVWLQELDLNTMKLVGQIHIIWEGALVNAAWPEAPHIYKKDGYYYIMIAEGGTGPDHAVTIGRSKKINDYYEGYPSNPILTHRHLGQEYPIVNVGHGDLIETSNGEWFMVVLASRPYGGYYRNLGRETFMVPLIWENGWPVINPGKGIIEEEHIAPTLPLHKLSKPSPCDNFEGKELDYKWLFIRNPREDFYSLEERHGYIRIKLRPQKLSELVNPSFIGLRQQHMDFVAETAMEFNPQNEKESAGIAIVQSNEFYLSMEYTKEEGQNILKLIRCQKGKEEVLAKSRVNAKRLYLKIEAWGQELRFSYRSVLDSNQSIILADNVDGRILSTDVAGGFVGNTIGMYCTSNNTPSENYADFDWFQYYEN, via the coding sequence ATGTCTAAAAGAAAATATAAAAACCCGATTATCCCAGGATTTTATCCGGACCCTTCCATATGTAGGGTAGGAGAAGATTATTACTTGGTTACATCAACATTTTCTTATTTCCCCGGGGTTCCCATATTCCATAGTAAGGATTTAGTAAATTGGGGGCAGATAGGAAATGTGTTAGATAGGAATTCTCAAGTAAACCTTGATGGGGGAGGCCACTCTGCAGGAATCTTTGCTCCCACCATCAGATATCATGAAGGTACATTTTATATGATTACAACTAATGTAAGTGGTGGAGGTAATTTTATAGTAACAGCAAAAGACCCCAAGGGGCCTTGGTCCGAACCCTATTTCTTGGAAGGGGCAGAAGGTATTGATCCCTCACTATTTTTCGACGACGATGGAAGAGCCTATTATGTAGGTACAAGGGAGAAAAAAGAAGGGGCAAAATATTACGGAGATAATGAAGTTTGGCTTCAAGAACTAGATTTAAATACAATGAAGTTAGTAGGGCAAATCCATATAATATGGGAAGGAGCCCTAGTTAATGCTGCTTGGCCAGAAGCGCCCCATATATATAAGAAGGATGGGTATTATTATATTATGATTGCCGAGGGGGGAACAGGACCTGATCATGCCGTGACCATAGGAAGAAGTAAAAAGATAAATGACTATTATGAAGGATATCCCTCTAATCCAATTTTAACCCATAGACATTTAGGACAAGAATATCCTATTGTTAATGTGGGTCATGGAGATTTAATAGAAACCAGCAATGGGGAATGGTTCATGGTAGTACTAGCTTCAAGGCCTTATGGGGGTTATTATAGAAATCTCGGCAGGGAAACCTTTATGGTTCCACTGATTTGGGAAAATGGATGGCCTGTAATAAATCCTGGAAAAGGAATAATAGAAGAAGAACATATTGCACCTACTTTACCACTCCATAAGCTATCAAAACCCTCCCCCTGTGATAATTTCGAAGGGAAGGAATTAGATTATAAATGGCTATTTATCAGAAATCCAAGGGAAGACTTTTATAGTTTGGAAGAAAGACATGGGTATATAAGGATAAAACTTCGTCCCCAAAAACTATCGGAATTGGTTAACCCTAGTTTTATAGGATTAAGACAGCAACATATGGATTTTGTTGCAGAAACTGCGATGGAGTTTAATCCCCAAAATGAAAAAGAATCTGCAGGGATTGCCATAGTCCAAAGTAATGAATTCTACCTAAGCATGGAATATACAAAGGAAGAGGGCCAAAACATATTAAAGCTTATAAGATGTCAAAAGGGGAAAGAAGAAGTTTTAGCAAAGTCTAGAGTTAATGCTAAAAGATTATATCTAAAAATAGAGGCCTGGGGCCAAGAACTTAGATTTTCCTATAGGAGTGTTTTAGATTCCAACCAGTCCATAATACTTGCAGATAATGTAGATGGAAGAATATTAAGTACCGATGTAGCAGGAGGCTTTGTAGGAAATACCATAGGAATGTATTGTACAAGTAACAACACCCCCAGTGAAAACTATGCAGATTTTGACTGGTTCCAGTACTACGAAAATTAG
- a CDS encoding xylanase, whose protein sequence is MKKTNYRNLFKELGYTDIQIKQKVENTFKDLFYGDENTRFYYPVGDDMGYMLDTGNIDVRTEGMSYGMMICVQLDKQEEFDRLWKWTKTYMWHREGKYTGYFAWSCNTDGTRRAQGPAPDGEEFFAMALFFASNRWGDKEEPFNYSQQAKDILKACIHNGKDGIGDPMWDSTNKLIKFVPETPFSDPSYHLPHFYELFSLWANKEDRQFWSEAVLASREYLKKTCHPVTGLAPEYAEFDGTPRKEEGHGDFYSDSYRVVANIALDYEWFREDKWAVEQCNRIQDFFIDKDTSDYHKYQVDGTPFEERALHPTGLLATLAMASLAATGENAKTFVHRFWHLPVRKGIRRYYDNCLYFFALLALSGNYKMWY, encoded by the coding sequence ATGAAAAAAACAAATTATCGCAACCTATTCAAAGAATTAGGCTATACCGATATCCAAATCAAACAAAAAGTCGAAAATACCTTTAAGGATTTATTCTATGGCGATGAAAATACAAGGTTTTACTATCCCGTAGGAGATGATATGGGATATATGCTAGACACAGGAAACATAGATGTACGAACTGAGGGTATGTCCTACGGAATGATGATATGTGTTCAATTGGATAAGCAAGAAGAATTCGATCGCCTATGGAAATGGACCAAAACATATATGTGGCATAGAGAAGGGAAATATACAGGTTATTTTGCTTGGTCTTGTAATACCGATGGCACAAGGAGGGCCCAAGGGCCAGCTCCGGATGGAGAAGAATTTTTTGCTATGGCCTTATTCTTTGCATCAAATAGATGGGGAGATAAGGAAGAACCCTTTAACTACAGCCAACAGGCAAAAGATATCCTAAAGGCATGTATCCATAATGGGAAAGATGGAATAGGGGATCCCATGTGGGATTCCACCAATAAACTCATTAAATTCGTTCCAGAAACCCCATTTTCTGATCCATCCTATCATCTTCCCCATTTCTATGAATTATTTAGCCTATGGGCGAATAAGGAAGATAGACAGTTTTGGAGTGAGGCGGTGCTTGCTAGCAGGGAATATCTAAAAAAGACTTGCCACCCTGTTACGGGCTTAGCCCCAGAATATGCGGAATTTGACGGTACCCCTCGAAAAGAAGAAGGGCACGGTGATTTTTATAGCGATTCTTACCGAGTAGTTGCTAATATTGCCTTAGATTATGAATGGTTTAGGGAAGATAAATGGGCAGTAGAACAATGTAATAGAATCCAAGACTTTTTCATAGATAAAGACACCTCAGATTATCATAAATACCAAGTAGACGGTACCCCTTTTGAAGAAAGGGCTCTGCACCCCACAGGGCTTTTAGCTACCCTTGCTATGGCATCTCTAGCAGCTACAGGAGAAAATGCAAAGACCTTCGTTCATAGATTTTGGCACCTTCCTGTTCGAAAAGGGATAAGACGTTATTATGATAATTGCTTATACTTTTTTGCCCTATTAGCCTTAAGTGGAAATTATAAAATGTGGTATTAA
- a CDS encoding glycosyl hydrolase, producing the protein MFNKKYITNIYTSDGFLLAHNQKTSDIYVSSQDYEGVIRAVHDLKYDIHRVTSLLPKIKNKVSYLSGSSVIIGTIGKSPIIDALISENKLDVSNITGKWEAFVIQTITNPLPNIEKALVIAGSDKRGTIFGIYDLSEQIGVSPWHYWADIKVPYKSTLVVEDGTYKQGEPSVKYRGIFLNDEGPSLMAWVRSNFRDFSHEFYEKVFELILRLKANYLWPAMWDNAFNEDDPLNPKMADYYGIIMGTSHHEPMLRSQREWKNNGHGPWDYSANKDFLYEFWKYGIERNKDYESIITLGMRGDGDEPMAEDMGIEEKIELLQEIVKNQREIIKDTTNTDIRKTPQLWALYKEVQEYYERGMRVDEDITLLWSDDNYGNLRRVPSKTERKRVGGAGIYYHLDYVGGPRSYKWINTVPIHKIWEQMHKAYEYGADRIWILNVGDLKPMEFPMEYFLRMAWDIKAYTKDNIEEYSILWAEKQFGPEYAKEIAYIINMYSKFNGRLKPELLNSVELYSITNYKEAERILLDFEKIVTKAENIYEKISKDLKDAFYQLVLYPTKASYNINKLYIYIEKNRLYGKQKRTITNDIANLAELAFKEDEELTYYYNNIMSKGKWNHMMDQTHIGYTYWNQPDKNIFPDVIRIMPKEGPYMAVAIEESTDTWDTSDKKCVLPQFNPILKEKRYIEIFNKGNKPFEFNIYLNVKWIKLNKNTGIIDKQERIWVDIDWDSIPKEENPEGILKIVSSCGQEVKVNIEVFNPQGLDIDSIDGFIETNGYISIEAEQFTNKTEVEDIGWEKIDNYGRTLSSMAIFPVTAEIAHTPKNSPCLEYKLYIFNPGEVEVNAILAPSLDFVPEGGLRIGISFDDEPIQIIDVVKKQKDGSFDEADWARSVIYNIRVIKSNHIIKTKGYHTLKIWMVDPIVVLQKLVIDMGGLKPSYLGPPSQKKA; encoded by the coding sequence ATGTTCAATAAAAAATACATCACTAATATATATACTTCTGATGGATTTTTATTAGCTCATAATCAAAAAACCTCAGATATTTATGTATCTTCCCAAGACTATGAAGGAGTTATAAGGGCAGTTCATGATTTGAAATATGATATACACAGAGTTACATCTCTACTCCCGAAAATTAAAAATAAGGTCTCCTACTTATCTGGAAGTTCAGTCATAATAGGAACTATAGGAAAATCTCCCATCATAGATGCTCTGATTTCTGAAAACAAATTAGATGTTTCAAATATTACGGGAAAATGGGAAGCCTTTGTAATACAAACTATCACCAATCCACTACCTAATATCGAAAAAGCCCTAGTAATAGCAGGCAGTGATAAAAGAGGTACTATATTCGGAATATATGATTTATCTGAACAAATAGGAGTATCCCCATGGCATTATTGGGCAGATATAAAGGTTCCATATAAAAGTACTTTAGTTGTTGAAGATGGAACATATAAACAAGGAGAGCCCAGTGTAAAATATAGGGGAATATTTCTAAATGATGAGGGGCCTTCTCTTATGGCCTGGGTTAGGTCAAACTTCAGGGATTTTAGTCATGAATTTTATGAGAAAGTTTTTGAGCTAATCTTAAGGCTTAAGGCTAATTATCTTTGGCCTGCTATGTGGGATAATGCCTTTAATGAAGATGATCCTCTAAATCCGAAGATGGCAGATTATTACGGTATTATCATGGGTACCTCCCATCATGAACCTATGTTAAGATCTCAAAGAGAATGGAAAAACAATGGTCACGGTCCTTGGGATTATTCTGCAAATAAGGACTTTTTATATGAATTTTGGAAGTATGGAATAGAAAGAAATAAGGACTATGAAAGTATAATAACATTAGGTATGCGGGGAGATGGAGATGAGCCCATGGCTGAGGATATGGGTATTGAAGAAAAGATTGAATTACTTCAAGAAATAGTTAAAAATCAAAGGGAGATAATAAAAGATACAACTAATACAGATATAAGAAAAACACCTCAGCTTTGGGCCCTTTATAAAGAGGTTCAAGAGTATTATGAAAGAGGAATGAGGGTTGATGAAGATATAACTTTATTATGGTCGGATGATAATTATGGTAACTTAAGACGGGTACCCAGTAAAACAGAAAGAAAAAGAGTAGGGGGAGCAGGTATATATTATCATCTTGATTATGTAGGAGGACCTAGATCTTATAAATGGATAAATACAGTACCAATCCATAAGATATGGGAACAAATGCATAAAGCCTATGAATATGGAGCTGATAGGATATGGATTTTAAATGTAGGTGATCTTAAACCCATGGAATTTCCTATGGAATACTTTTTGCGTATGGCATGGGATATAAAGGCTTACACAAAGGATAATATAGAAGAATATAGTATACTTTGGGCAGAAAAACAATTTGGTCCTGAATATGCTAAAGAAATAGCATATATCATCAATATGTATTCAAAATTTAATGGAAGATTAAAACCTGAACTTCTTAATTCTGTAGAATTATACAGTATCACCAATTATAAAGAGGCAGAAAGGATTCTCCTTGACTTTGAAAAAATAGTGACAAAAGCAGAAAATATATATGAGAAGATTTCTAAGGATTTGAAAGATGCTTTTTATCAATTGGTTCTTTATCCTACAAAGGCTTCTTATAATATTAATAAGCTATATATTTATATTGAGAAAAATAGGCTTTATGGAAAACAAAAAAGGACAATAACTAATGATATAGCGAATTTGGCAGAGCTAGCATTTAAAGAGGATGAAGAACTTACTTATTATTACAATAATATAATGAGTAAAGGCAAATGGAACCATATGATGGATCAAACCCATATAGGATATACTTATTGGAATCAACCAGATAAAAATATATTTCCAGATGTTATAAGGATTATGCCAAAAGAAGGACCCTATATGGCAGTAGCTATAGAAGAGAGTACTGATACTTGGGATACTTCTGATAAAAAGTGTGTTTTACCACAGTTTAACCCGATTCTTAAAGAAAAGAGATATATAGAAATATTCAATAAAGGAAATAAACCTTTTGAATTTAATATATATCTTAATGTGAAATGGATCAAATTAAACAAGAATACGGGTATTATAGATAAACAAGAAAGAATATGGGTAGATATAGATTGGGATAGTATTCCTAAAGAAGAAAATCCTGAAGGAATATTAAAAATAGTAAGCTCATGTGGGCAAGAAGTTAAAGTTAATATTGAAGTGTTCAATCCTCAAGGTTTAGATATTGATTCCATAGATGGTTTTATAGAAACCAATGGCTATATCTCTATAGAAGCGGAACAATTTACTAATAAAACAGAAGTGGAAGATATTGGATGGGAAAAGATAGATAATTATGGGAGAACATTATCTTCCATGGCTATTTTTCCTGTAACAGCAGAAATAGCACACACACCTAAAAATTCCCCGTGTTTAGAATATAAGCTATATATCTTTAATCCAGGAGAAGTTGAAGTTAATGCCATTTTAGCCCCTTCCTTGGATTTTGTTCCAGAGGGAGGTCTTAGGATAGGGATATCCTTTGATGATGAACCCATACAGATTATAGATGTGGTTAAAAAACAAAAGGATGGAAGCTTTGATGAAGCTGATTGGGCAAGAAGTGTTATATATAATATAAGAGTAATCAAAAGTAATCATATTATAAAAACAAAGGGATATCATACTCTTAAGATATGGATGGTTGATCCCATAGTGGTATTACAAAAACTAGTAATCGATATGGGTGGATTAAAACCTAGTTATCTAGGTCCGCCATCACAAAAAAAGGCCTAG